The following coding sequences lie in one candidate division WOR-3 bacterium genomic window:
- a CDS encoding glutamate mutase L — translation MILSFDIGSTLTKALLFSEEGPLAKVIVPTSPDNDIEITAKRASFHLEKKSGFNLIKKSGEFLVSAIACSSVGGGLNALAASSIGSVSGRAASLVLSHSGTNVVGSVSNDDGLTFPERVRSITNLNPDIILLAGGTEGECIAPLIEIAKTVAYAVRLMNPRGNIPVVYAGNSKAQRTIDQMLSGICKLEIVPNIMPDEDTLDIYPAVDEIKDMSNNILSSKNLGWSNFFQMLSEPLVPSSLCLLKAAESLPAKKHLTIISSGSSSSELITVRRENETSSIILKRYSSPCGVGIKAMTSYNKHFSGKSSAWLQQDHDPEVTENIVRKRSSFPAITPGIFENELLHSISAEILCDLAQTAFDKKYRLSDDIFAASYLFSASKPEKVYETVLNCIQPTGFSRIHVDEGYLTNYGLMKLFDEGFSFLPDFRNTCPVVSLGFNFKNPGTDVAQVVFSANGENVSVPIKSGELKFLDPGFSEAEVTVIPSRSVDAGAGAGVPSSGFVKMSEAGILIDSRGRPLFPELYRENWFPSLQSWKKNLSLRAVL, via the coding sequence ATGATTTTATCTTTTGACATAGGTTCAACTTTGACAAAGGCTCTTCTTTTCTCTGAAGAAGGACCGCTCGCCAAAGTCATCGTGCCGACCTCCCCTGACAACGACATCGAAATAACAGCCAAACGGGCAAGCTTTCACCTTGAAAAAAAATCAGGTTTTAACCTTATAAAAAAATCCGGAGAATTCCTTGTATCCGCGATTGCCTGCTCTTCGGTTGGAGGGGGATTGAACGCTCTGGCGGCTTCTTCCATCGGCTCAGTCAGCGGCAGAGCCGCTTCTCTTGTCCTGTCCCATTCAGGCACAAATGTCGTCGGATCTGTATCAAACGACGACGGATTGACATTCCCGGAAAGAGTCCGGAGCATTACCAATCTAAATCCTGACATAATACTGTTGGCGGGAGGAACGGAAGGAGAATGCATCGCCCCGCTGATCGAGATCGCAAAAACCGTTGCTTACGCTGTGCGCCTGATGAATCCCCGCGGCAACATACCTGTCGTTTACGCCGGAAACAGCAAGGCTCAGAGGACGATAGATCAGATGCTCAGCGGGATATGCAAACTTGAAATAGTCCCGAACATAATGCCGGATGAAGACACTTTGGACATATACCCCGCAGTTGATGAAATAAAAGATATGAGCAATAATATTCTGAGTTCAAAAAACCTTGGCTGGAGTAATTTTTTCCAGATGCTTTCGGAGCCTCTCGTTCCTTCATCGCTTTGTCTACTGAAAGCCGCGGAGTCTCTGCCGGCCAAAAAACACCTCACTATCATCAGCTCAGGCAGTTCTTCGTCCGAGCTTATCACGGTGAGGAGGGAAAATGAGACTTCTTCTATAATCCTGAAAAGATATTCGAGTCCGTGCGGTGTCGGAATAAAAGCAATGACCTCTTACAACAAACATTTTTCGGGTAAATCTTCAGCCTGGCTTCAACAGGACCACGACCCGGAAGTAACGGAAAACATAGTACGAAAGAGATCTTCGTTTCCCGCGATCACACCCGGAATTTTCGAAAACGAACTTCTTCATTCTATTTCGGCAGAGATCCTTTGTGATTTAGCCCAGACGGCTTTCGATAAAAAATACAGGCTGTCTGATGACATTTTTGCCGCTTCTTACCTTTTTTCGGCCTCAAAACCGGAAAAGGTTTATGAAACAGTTCTAAATTGCATTCAACCGACTGGATTTTCACGAATTCACGTTGATGAAGGCTACCTGACAAATTATGGACTGATGAAACTATTCGATGAAGGTTTTTCTTTCCTTCCCGATTTCAGGAATACCTGCCCCGTCGTTTCACTTGGCTTCAATTTCAAAAACCCCGGAACCGACGTCGCCCAGGTTGTCTTTTCAGCTAACGGAGAGAATGTGAGCGTCCCCATAAAATCGGGGGAATTAAAATTTCTGGATCCTGGATTTTCCGAAGCTGAAGTCACCGTAATTCCTTCGAGGTCAGTTGACGCAGGTGCCGGTGCGGGAGTACCGTCGAGCGGATTTGTCAAAATGTCCGAAGCAGGTATCCTGATAGATTCCCGCGGCAGGCCTTTATTCCCGGAGTTGTATCGTGAAAACTGGTTCCCGTCGCTTCAGTCCTGGAAGAAAAATTTAAGCTTGAGAGCTGTTTTGTGA